The Cylindrospermum stagnale PCC 7417 genome segment TATGAGTTACGATGATCTCTGGCATGATACACCAAGTCTCAGGTGGATGAAAGCATTATCTCTGCCTATACTTCCTTGGGCAAAGCCTTTTGTAGCCATCATCGGCTTACCTGATGCTCTAGTAGAAAACTTAGAAGTTTGGGCATCTATCTATGCAAAAGCGGTTTTAGAGAAAAAAAGACTCGAAATAACACAAACTTGGCCTGTGGAAAGGCGTGGTGAACCTATACGCCTAGTTGTCACTCAAGCTATGCAAGAGTTAGCTGAACAATTGGGGCGGGATGTAGCAATAGACTTTGAGCGTTGGGCACAACGGCATTTTTTTTGTCATGAAGTCGAAGTAGCACTTTCAAGGTGGCGCTCTGTTTTAAATCATGGCTGTGTTCTGCCCTTGGGTTCCCGCAAAACCCAAGTTCCTCCCCCTCCCGTGCTGATGCCAATTGTGCCAGAGATTGCGACGATTTTGGATCGTTTACAGTCGTACATAATTGAGAGAGAGATTGACCGTGTTGCTCCACTATCTCCCTATAAAATGTGGGATGAAGAAGAACTGGGCAAGTGTTTTGAGGCCACAATGCTTACCGTCGCTATGAGGCAAACAGAAACTATGAAGGCATTGCAAGCGATCGCTAAAAACTTAAATCAGGCAGAGCGTCAAGAAGTAGCAGCATGGGGTATAGCTCAAGCCTTAGCTCTGTCACCCCGCATTAAACCAGAAACACTTTGTGGAGACAAATACTTGCAAATTGAGTTACCCTGGTGTGATTTTCCCTCAGTCCTTGATTCTCAAAGCGATATCTATCCAAGCTGAAGCGGGTTTAAATTGTTTTGGAACACAACAAATCCGTTTGCTGGGACTATGGGATGAATATATCCGTTAATTGCAGAAATATTAGTGCCAAAGTTGCCGATATTATCTCCTCCGTAGAGCGCAGCATCACTATTGAATATCTCCCGCCATTGACCATCTTTGATTCGGGAATTGTTAATGGTGTAGCCTGAAGAGAATGGGCGGTTATTCAAACTGGCTATAATTAAAAATTCTTCAGTTACATCCCAACGTCTAAAAGCAATGACTCGGTTGGCATTATGGACATAGATAATATCAATCAAGTGAGAGCGCAGTTCTTCATGACTGAGCCGCAGCTGAATCAGGTCTTGGTAAAATCGAAATAGTCGTTGACCAGAGGTGTGGCGATCGCTTAACAAATCCTCCCGGTTCTTGATAAAATCGCTATATCTGTAGGGTTTTTGGGCGCCAATTTCCTCACCCATCAAAAACATTGGCGTCCCCGCAGACAAAACAGACATACCGAAAGCAAAGCGGCAACGGGCTTCGGCATAACGTCGAGTTTCTCCAATTAAAGGTGCTGAGTTGGCAGCCGATACAATAGTGCGCCGAGATTCAACTCTATAACCTCCTTGTTCATAATAAGCGTTGCCTGCTTCATCATGAGATTCATGATAGACAACCTTGTTACGACCAGACCATCCCAAGGCCCCGGCAAATTTATCCATAGCTAGGGGTTCGTCTGTACCGTATCCAGCAGTAGGAATTAATTTGGCATATTCTGTTCCTGCTTTAGCATCACCAATTAAATGGTGATAAAAGTCGGCATACCAAGCTGCATCAAAGCCTAAACCCCCAACATCAGGTGATTGAGTAACTTTTTCCCAATCAGAGTGATCTTCTGCGATCAGAATGGCCTTCGGTTGGATTAACTTCATTGTCCGAGTCCATTCTCGAAGGAATTTAGCACCAAAAATATTGGCATTGCCGACAGCTTGACCATTAGCGTGCAATTGGTTGTACGAATGCATGGAAGTTGTTTGGTCTACCCTGAACCCATCTACATGAAACTCTTCTATCAGAGTTACTGCACTGCTAATGAACATTTTCCGCACCATCTCTTCATAGAACCGAGGTGCGTAACCCGTAGACAAATTATCAAGATAGCCACCTTCAGGGAAAGGTTTGCTGTCTGGGTAGTAATAATCGGTAGAGTTGCCCTCATACCAGTGATAGATATTGTGTTCGGGAATGTCCGAGTCATAAGCCCATTCAGCCCGTTCTCCATCGGGGTTGAAGTGGTTGTATACCACATCTAAAATCACCGCAATTCCATGACGATGGCATTCCCTGACAAAATATTTCAGTTGGTCTCTACCACCAGCACTATATTCAAGAGCAAAGTAGTGGGATGTTTCGTATCCCCAATTGACTTCATCTCGAAATTCTGCCATCGGTAGGAGTTCGACAGCGTTAACTCCCAGGTCTACTAAATAGGGTAGTAATGCGATCGCATCCTCAAAGTTTCCTGGTCTGTTTTGACAATACCCTAAAGACCCTAGATGGAGTTCATAAATCACTAAATCTTCCACACGCTGCGGCACAGGACGGGAGAGTGAAAACTCATTACTCCAGAACTCTTCTTCAGGAATAAATTCCTGTTCTGGCCAGACTGGTTCCTGAAAATGTTTAGTCACCGTATCTGGATTGATAACTACAGAACAGCCTTTAGTACCATCCAAATCTTGATATTTTCCTGAAAAAGGTCTTCCCTGTTTATCTGTATATCTCCCAGAGAAAGGTTTACCATCAGGATTTATGTTACCTTTACCAATTTGACAGCGAGAGTACAAATCAGTTCGATAAACGATTCTTCCCCCTTCATTCACAATCCTAAACATATAAGGAATATGGTCAAAGCGGGAGAAATTTGCCAGTTCTGGTGATACTTTCACATCTGTTTGCCAAATACCCTCCTCTGTCTTCGACATGGGTAATGGCTTTAAGTGGCGATCTATGCCAAAATCAGGATCATCTCGAAAAGCATCGTCTGCAATATAGCCACTGCTGCTGTTACCAAACACCACTTCCACATTACGGGCATTTGGTGCCCACACAGCAAACCGCAATGCTGAAGCTTGGCTTCCGGGAGGATAATATTTTTGTGCCCCTAGTCTGCGGCTATCAACTAGATCATACCTTTCTTGCTGAGGCTGACCGCTGTTAGAAGACTGTAAAGTAAAACTACAGTAGCGATCGCTCGAATTGCGATCGTTTATCTCGGTTGGGATTCCCCAGAAGTTACTACCTGCTGGACTATTTAGCATCACACCCCAGCGAAATAACCAACCAATTTGTGAATCATCAAGTTCAACGGTTCCTTGGAAACAGGGACAGCCATCTTCCCCAATGATTTGCTGCATCGGGAAAGAAGTCCACTGTTGAGAGTAGCGTCCATTTTGATCCCAACTGCCAATTAAGCGGGGGTTGGTAAAAATTGCTCTTTTGATGCCTGTAAAATAGGTAAAACAAACGGGAATCCTAACCATATTGATATCCCTTTTTGAGCATTCAAGAACTACAGAATTTAAACAGTCATCGCTGCGTGGAGACTGCGCTGTTTATTTTCAACTTCTCTCACCAAAGTTTCCATAAATTTATTTACAAGGTCAGGATGTCTACCTGTAACCAAATTTTCATCAATCACAATGTCAGCAGCTATATCATTTTCGTAGATAATATCTGCCCCAGCGTTTTCCACATCAACCAAAATATTATGAGCGCAAGTTACTCGGCGATTATCGAGGACATCAGCAGCACAAAGTAGCCATAAACCATGACAAATTACCCCTATTTTGACATTAGGTTCTTCCATAGCTTGGCGAATAAACACAACTGCTGGGGCTTGACTTGGCTGACCTTTTCTTACGTTTACCTCATATCTCAATCGATCTTCTTGGGGAGTGGTGTAGTCTATCCCGTCAATAGTTGGCCAAACACCGCCTTCATTATGTGCTACATGAAGCTGCCAGTATTGATACTGACCAGGTAAGCGGGCACAGACTGGTCCGTGAACGTTTCGCCAATAGTCATCGAACAACTCTAAAGAAATACCTTTTCTTTTCCACAGTGGGACGTAAAAAACAACTTGTGCAGCTTGATCTCGCTGTGCATAATTAGCTGTTCTCATTTCTGCACTCCTTAAGTCACGGTGTGGCTCCGATCAATTCTTCTTTTTGGACTGGTTCTGCATCTTGTTGGATAATTAGTTGAGCGATCGCATCAATAAATGCATCTACATCATGGGCTGACCGCCCTGTAACCAAGTCACCATCAACAACAACTCCAGATGGAGATGGCACATAAACAGCGCCAGCATTAGTGATATCTGCAAGGGTAACTTCGTGACAGATGATTTTTCGCCCTCGGAGTAGTTCTGGCATCGGTGTCAGCAGCCACAGTCCATGACAAAGTGCTCCTTTGACAATCTGCGGATTGGCGATCGCTTGGGCAAAAAATCTCACGGCTGGTGCAGTCCGCGCTTGTTCTGGAATGATGGGACAACCTTGTGGAGGCTCGAAGTAACGCAGACGCACACTCGTGTAGCCAGCAGCGACAATCACAGCCCCATAGCTATTAAGATCGACATCTTGAAAGTCAATGTTTACATCTAGGTATTCCAAAGACTTGCCTACTGTATCGACATCGCTCACAAAACGCAAACTTTCATAACCCCACAGCCGAGACATGAAATGCACAGTCGCCCCAAGATCCTCAAAGCGTTGCCGATAAGCTGCAATTTCCTCAGGAATGAACTCATTTTCTACAAGAATGGCGATTTTTTTTGGCGAATAGCATTCGGGTTGCCATCATTGCTCTCCTAAGCCCTCGGTTTAAATTCCACGATGATTTCTGCTTCTGAACCCAATTGAAATTCTTGCTCTCCTAGTTCCAGGCGGAAATTGTCAGGGTCTAGGGATGTGCGATCCCTACCATTAATGCTGACTCGGCTGACTTCCAGAGTATTAGGTCTAAAGAAATCTGGTAAGACATTGAGCGATCTCTGGCGACAATGTTTGTCAGGTTTGAAATACAAACAGAACGGTTCTTTTGTCACATAGCTACTGATATAGATATGAGCCAAATAATTTAGTTCAAAGGCAGGTTAAAGCCTCAGTATAGTTAGCGGGCTGATGTCAGCCTACACTCACCGCTTGCGGTGAGTGTAGGAGTATGTAACTGATCAACACTCAGCACTAATTCAATCGCTCAACGACAGCTCTTAAACCCTTGCTATTGAATTTTTTGAGCATTCCCCTGGCGTTAGATTGACTGCTAAAAACACCTGCTT includes the following:
- a CDS encoding alpha-amylase family glycosyl hydrolase; its protein translation is MVRIPVCFTYFTGIKRAIFTNPRLIGSWDQNGRYSQQWTSFPMQQIIGEDGCPCFQGTVELDDSQIGWLFRWGVMLNSPAGSNFWGIPTEINDRNSSDRYCSFTLQSSNSGQPQQERYDLVDSRRLGAQKYYPPGSQASALRFAVWAPNARNVEVVFGNSSSGYIADDAFRDDPDFGIDRHLKPLPMSKTEEGIWQTDVKVSPELANFSRFDHIPYMFRIVNEGGRIVYRTDLYSRCQIGKGNINPDGKPFSGRYTDKQGRPFSGKYQDLDGTKGCSVVINPDTVTKHFQEPVWPEQEFIPEEEFWSNEFSLSRPVPQRVEDLVIYELHLGSLGYCQNRPGNFEDAIALLPYLVDLGVNAVELLPMAEFRDEVNWGYETSHYFALEYSAGGRDQLKYFVRECHRHGIAVILDVVYNHFNPDGERAEWAYDSDIPEHNIYHWYEGNSTDYYYPDSKPFPEGGYLDNLSTGYAPRFYEEMVRKMFISSAVTLIEEFHVDGFRVDQTTSMHSYNQLHANGQAVGNANIFGAKFLREWTRTMKLIQPKAILIAEDHSDWEKVTQSPDVGGLGFDAAWYADFYHHLIGDAKAGTEYAKLIPTAGYGTDEPLAMDKFAGALGWSGRNKVVYHESHDEAGNAYYEQGGYRVESRRTIVSAANSAPLIGETRRYAEARCRFAFGMSVLSAGTPMFLMGEEIGAQKPYRYSDFIKNREDLLSDRHTSGQRLFRFYQDLIQLRLSHEELRSHLIDIIYVHNANRVIAFRRWDVTEEFLIIASLNNRPFSSGYTINNSRIKDGQWREIFNSDAALYGGDNIGNFGTNISAINGYIHPIVPANGFVVFQNNLNPLQLG
- a CDS encoding DJ-1/PfpI family protein, which encodes MRTANYAQRDQAAQVVFYVPLWKRKGISLELFDDYWRNVHGPVCARLPGQYQYWQLHVAHNEGGVWPTIDGIDYTTPQEDRLRYEVNVRKGQPSQAPAVVFIRQAMEEPNVKIGVICHGLWLLCAADVLDNRRVTCAHNILVDVENAGADIIYENDIAADIVIDENLVTGRHPDLVNKFMETLVREVENKQRSLHAAMTV
- a CDS encoding DJ-1/PfpI family protein, translated to MSRLWGYESLRFVSDVDTVGKSLEYLDVNIDFQDVDLNSYGAVIVAAGYTSVRLRYFEPPQGCPIIPEQARTAPAVRFFAQAIANPQIVKGALCHGLWLLTPMPELLRGRKIICHEVTLADITNAGAVYVPSPSGVVVDGDLVTGRSAHDVDAFIDAIAQLIIQQDAEPVQKEELIGATP